ATTTCACCAATTTGGTCTCTAAACATTTTCATttaaatcaatttcatccttaatgaaatattttaaccAATTTAGTCATTGAACTAGTTTTTTACTTTCAATGCAGGACTTTTCATTACATCTTACTCAATTCGCGTGGACCAACAGTGGCGTAATTGTCACACTAGTTTAATATTCTGCAATTAACCGACAAAATAAATTAGAGATCATTACAAAAAAGGGGCGAACATCTGGGTTTGAAACTATTTCAATGGGGCATCAAGTTCGTGCAGCTACCAAATTTGCTGATTAAGATTTGACAAGATACTTGTAAGTTTTACACTAGTAAAGATCATCATGGGTTGTTTTTTTACTGTCATTGACGGGTTCGACAACTGTATAAGAAGAGCCATCATCACATATTACTGTCATCTGATGGGTTAAGTAAGAAACTAAATTACTTTGTGTCGAAGTGTTGGTTTTGGTTAAGAACTATGGAGGCCTGAACCTAGACTAGACATTGTGGTAGAATTCTTCTGCATCGAGTTGCAGTTGCAATAAGCCTGCTGAAGGATGGATCATCATCCCCTGAAATTCCAGATGTCTTCTTCCGGTTCCATGTTGCAAACTACCATTCTACCATCATCCTCCTGCATGCTTCCCTACAACACACATGTCAAAAAGGCCATGACTAATACATGAACTTGCATCATCTACTATGTTGGATAACTTCGACCTAATGGCTAATACTTCCTTCTTTCCACCTACACTGCAAATTTGCTTCTACCTCATTCTACTCCAAACCATGGAATTCAATCCTCAAGAGAAGCAATGCCACCTCTTTAAGTTCAAGCTCCAATTTTTCTCTTTCGTTCCATTTCTATGCATTCACCTTTCTTCTTCAGCTGTTTTAGCTCCCATTCTCCAGGATCCTTCCACTCGGCTTCACTTTCTATTACTTTACTTGAGAACCCCTTACCAGCAGCTCACAAAACTACTCATTGACCTCATTGCCTCTTTCAGCTGGGTGGAATGCACCTGCAACAACCCCTCTTCCTGTACGTACCGCTACCACCCGCTTCCCTGCGCTTCTCCTTTTTGCAACTGGCTCAATTCACCTACACTTTCAAACTGTTCTTCTGAACCCACCAATCCCATTTGTTTCGACAGCTTGTGCCATCTCTTCCTCGCAAGACCAAGGAACCGGAAAAGAGTGAGGGTGCAAGCACTAGCTGACATCAAGCTCTCTTCTCAGTGCTTTTCGTGGCCTACTGGGAGTTTTAACTTCTTTGAAGGTAGCACTGGATCTTTTTTTGACTAGACCCAAGCATTCGGACCACTCATTGGAGCTATGGTTGGTTCATATACTTTCAAGTAATTGTCTCTTGAGTAATACGGATTTGAGTGTTGGTAGTTGCACGAACTTGATGCCCAATTGAAATAGTTTCTCCCTTAATGCATCTTACCTATGCTCCTTTGCAGATAGAATTGAGAAATTGTGATGAGCCCTAATATCTTCAAACCCAGATGCTTGCCCCTTTTTGTAATGATCTCTAATTTGTTTCATCGGTTAATTGTAGAATATTAAACCAATGTGACAATTATATCCCTGTTGGTTCACGCAAATTGAGTAAAATGCAGTGAAAAGTCCTACATTGAAAGTAAAAAACTAGTTCAAGGACTAAATTAGTTAAAATATTTCTTTAAGGACTAAATTGATTTAAGTGAAAATGATTAGGGACCAAATTGGCGAAATTCCCAAAAAATTACAAGCAAGTGGTCAAAGATTCTcagtaaaaattaaaaactgATGGTTTTACTGCCCTGCAGAGCTTTTTCTCTGGGTTAAAATCTTGAGGTTAATATTTGCTAAACATGCAAATATACACATTGCTCTAGAtcgttattttcttttattttgtaaatatcCACAAAAAATGATATTTGGTTTAATTGAATGATTTTTTATGGATTGGCATTGCTTATAGAACAATAGATAGTTTAGAGAGATGCTATGAGACAAGTGAGCAAATAAGAAGTTTTTTTTGACCCAATAATTGATGACAATTTTATcacaagttttttttaaaaaaaattattctaatgATTCTACAAAGATGTTGGTGATTGACATGAATAATGTtctcaattatttgaaaaaaaattgcttgCGGTGATTTTATCTGTTTCATAACATAACATGATGgagtcatttatttttatttctattttttatttgcttctctttttttcccctccttTGTGAAAGAGGAGATGCAATTCTTATTTGTCCGGTCTTTATCTACAAACCATTATTAATCTTCAAAATCTACTGATGTAAGATTTTCAACTTCCAATCACTCACAAATCGTGAAAAACTTTGGTCGTAATCCAAGTTCTTCTTTCTATAGTTGATATTGACAAATTTCATATTCTTTAtgcttttattttcaaatagaCCAAAATGGAAACATAATATTGCACACAAAAGGAGGAGAGATCCATTAAAGGGCGAAATTTGGAGGTCTCAATTCTTCAATCAGCTACGTTCCTCCCCAATAAGAGAGTACTATTTCTTTTTGAAGATTGGACGCATGCTATACCTCAAAAGATGTGGTTGCTAAACTTTCTGTATCTTCAACatacatttttaaaatttgccTGTCACAAATTGGAATGTATATGCTAATAGGCTAAGAGCCCATTTGACTTGCTTATTTCTGGagtttttatgaaaaaaaaaatattataataatttgatatatataagataaaatgatgattgaaaaatatgttaaaaaaaacataaaaatgtttttgtggaaaaaatgacaatccaaGATCGTGAATGTCAAACAAGCATTAGATTAACTAAAGGTAGCAATTGGATTGTATACAGATACAAATGGAATTGTTACCACTAGCACTAATGTAAAACTTTTCTTAGCTTCCTTATCTAGGACACCATTATTCTTGAAGGAAATAATAGAATCAAGCTATGACCTTTTGTTCTATCTCATATTCTTCCCTTATTTTTACTCTATTTAATTTGTTTCCATGGTTTCTCCTAGCAACTTTCACCTATATATCCAAGGCGGCGATAACCTCGTGTTAGAAGCTATTCTGCAAGCTTTTGACTGCCTTGGGCGTCTTTTTCGTCACCAAAAATGCGTCTCCGGAAGTCAGAGACCATGAGAGGAAGTCCCTCGCGAAGGGACACTTTCGGTTCCCATCCAAGGAGTTTCTTGGCCTTTGAAATATCCGGCTTTCTCTTGTGAGGATCATCTGCAGTGTTTTCTCTGAACTCTATCTTTGCATTTGGATCAATTGTGTCTTGCACCACCTGTATCAATGCAATTTGAAGGCTCAATAagcattttttttcccctcccctCCTCATTTCCTCTTTCAAATATATTCTTGGTATGCGTGAATTTATTATTACCTTGGCAAGTTCAAGCATGGTGAATTCACCAGGGTTTCCAAGATTGAAAGGTCCTACGTGGTCTCCTTCCATCAACCTCATCAAACCTTCAACCTGCAACATCATGCAACATGGTACGAGTTCTTTCTTCAGGCCCGCATTCAATAAACTGGATGAAATTTACTAGGAACAAATTCTGGCAAGGAgctcccaaaaaataaaaatgtaaaagaaaCCAACGGGCCAAACCCTTTTGCTATATCCTGGAATCCATATCATGCTCAAATGAAATAACTAGCGCAAGATTGACTGAGAAATGACAAGGTTGAAGCAAATTCTAAAAGACAAATGGCATCCATCAAAACATAGAAGAAGAAATGCTCAATTTACGCGCAGGCAGAGAGGCCATAGACCCTTTACCAGATCAGAAACGTATTGGAAACTCCTAGTTTGCTTCCCATCCCCATAAACAGTCAATGGCTCCTTTCTTAAAGCCTGCAATGCAAAGTAGCGTTACATTTTGGACCATTGCATCTCCAAAGCGAAAGAACACAACTATATACTAATTGGAAGCAAACCTGAGCAACAAAATTGCTAACCACACGCCCATCATCGATGCACATACGTGGTCCATAAGTGTTAAAGATCCTAGCAATTCTCACCTAggaaaaaggtttttttttttttttttaaaaagaataatTAGCTCCATCACTATCAATGGTTAATTAATTAAAGGTCGCTCCATGATTTGAGTACCTCAATATTTAGGCCCCTGTGATAATCCATAGTCAAGGTCTCAGCTGTACGCTTTCCCTCATCATAACAACTGCGAACGCCTGAATGAAGAAGCAAACCAAACTAAGGTGTTAACCAAACTAAGGTGTAACTTCACTTGCTTAATCATCAttgttgaaacaaataaaaatgtCATCTACCAACAAAGAGAATAGACCACTCAATTTTCTCACACGCAATCCTATTTAATTAACCACTCCAATCCTTTAGATTTtgattattatataatataattgaagAAAGTACTCCAAGGCAATCAAAGCCAAACACTCGGTCACAAGTTGAGAAGTTTGACAGATGGAAGTGGACATGGAAGTTCCTAGAGCCCGTAGTAGGTGGTGAAAAgtaatcatcaaaagaaaacaagaaaagaaaagtgacTCACCAATTGGGTTGACATTTCCCCAATAAGTCTCGACTTGTGGATGCTCCAAAGGGTCACCATACACCTCACTGGTGCTCGTTAGCAAAAATCTAGCATTAATCCTCTTCGCCAATCCAAGCATGTTCAATGTCCCCATTACATTTGTCTTGTGATCTCTATCCATCAAAGTTAAAGGATTCTTCCAAAAGCCAGCATTAAAATCATGCTCACACACGTGCATTTTGACAAAAGGGATGGTGACAAAAAGCCATTCAACTATTTTGACAAGACATGAAACGTAAATTTAGAAAGTGACACTAATAATTGATATAGTAACtcgaaaaagagaaagagaaagaaagctaGTACTGGTACAAACAACTAATCTTTGGAAGTTAGGTGCAAGAAAAGGATATGATGGTCTTAACGGGGTTGTACTTGTAATGGACGGGTGAGGCCGGGCAGGCGAGATGGTAGATCTGGTCCACTTCCAACATGATCGGCTCGACCACATCATGCCGAATCAGCTCGAACCTTGGGTTGGAGAAATGGTGCACTAAATTGTCTTTCCGACCGGTGAAGAAATTATCAACCACGATCACACTATCCCCGCGCTCCATCAGACGGTCCACAAGGTGACTCCCTACGAACCCCGCCCCGCCCGTTACCAAAACTCTCAGCCTTTTGTTCTTCAACCCCACCGGTAACCTTGCAACTGCATCATATATACTAACAATTTAGTCCCAACAACATCATCGAACCCGATTGATAATAATACTCTGCTATCAAACTCGATTTCTAGAGTGATTATAGAATTTTTCTAGATTGAAAATAATatgtttttttatatataaaaaaaaaaaagaaaacacaaaaCGCAAAAAGAAATTCTAGTCTAACATGCATGAAAAGCAGGAGGTGAAACGAATGTACAGAGTAGTATTTTTCAATACGCATTAAAATGTTCTTCATGTCGCCAATACTTGTTTCTGATGTTTTCCTTTCATCACTAGTGCCACATCTCTATACTTGCAACAGAGTATAAATATTCATAACTAAATTACCATAAAGAATCACTTATGCCAAAATTCAGAGATACAATTCAAGTAATTTGATTACCTCCATTGGACGATTGATCACGGTCATAATCGCTCAGCTCAAGAGCAATTCTTCGAGGGACATGATGAGTTGACTCCATTAAAGAATCTGGAATCCATCCATGGTGATTCGGggtagatgatgatgatgatgatgtcaAAGCAGGAACGGCAGTGAAAATGAGAGATGCAATGCCAATCCCGATCAAAAGGCATACCAACCTCTGCTCCTCCAGCACATATTGAATCGGATACGTTAcaaaagatagcctttttctagGCCTAATAGCCTGGCTTTTCCCGGATGAACCCATATATTTTTTTCCGTCTCCTTCCACCATTTAAGAGTTATTCTCTCTTGATCTCAAAAATGTGATGATTTGTGCATTTGGTGGTCTTAATATGGCACAAGAaatgagtgtgtgtgtgtgtgtgtgttttttttttttttctgagaaagagagaaaagaaagagagagatgaaAGAAAGGAGGAGAGTGGTGAGGGATCTTTAAGTGAGAAAGACTCAAACCAAGAGGAGTTCGGAGATGGCGGTTTGAAGAGTGGCGAGGTGTAGACTTTTGCATGAAATTTCGCCGTAAGATCGCTGTCCCGCCGCGCGTGACCAATGGTTCTCTGGTTTTCGGCTCTGCTTAACGCTTTTCATCTTGATTTATGGTCTGCTTTGCTTTCTTAATTAAATGCCACCTGCTTTTGACTTTAATTACATTTCCTTTAAGCAATGGTAAACATCTTCATCACATTACATTATGGGGTTGGACCACCTTCATTAATTCTGGCAACCAGAAAATATACTTAGTGCCTTCATTGCCGAAATTTGGAGCAACAATGGAAAAGCCTATGTATATATACGGATACCCTTCAAAGCAATTACCTGAATCATTAGTTAGAATGTAGTTAAttttcctcctcttttttttttttttcttttttagcttAGATGGGGTGGAATGCGGATTAGTATTTAAGGATTTTCTAATTGAGATTCTTTTACGCTTAATAACATCTTATTTTTCTATGATTGGTGCTAGACTGAACAGTATTGCTacgaaaggggggggggggtcatAAGAGGCTAATACTAGTGTAATTCTCCAAGAGGATATATAATATaacaccaagaaattcattAATTTCTGATTTTTCAGACAGAAAAAGATCGTCTCAAACACGTGTGCATTGTAGCAGAATCAATTTACAAGCTTGATATTACACGTTTTCTTTTGTGGAGGAGGATGATAGCTGTTTTTTTGGCACTTTCACATCAATAGCAGCCTAGAACGCCTGCTAATTTGTTTGTAGTAGTCAAGCTGAATGGTGGTGTATCCTGCTTTTAAGATTGTAAAGTTTATTGTCTAAACAGTTGTAGGATGTAATTGAGTC
This region of Coffea arabica cultivar ET-39 chromosome 3c, Coffea Arabica ET-39 HiFi, whole genome shotgun sequence genomic DNA includes:
- the LOC113734231 gene encoding UDP-glucuronic acid decarboxylase 2, whose protein sequence is MVEGDGKKYMGSSGKSQAIRPRKRLSFVTYPIQYVLEEQRLVCLLIGIGIASLIFTAVPALTSSSSSSTPNHHGWIPDSLMESTHHVPRRIALELSDYDRDQSSNGVARLPVGLKNKRLRVLVTGGAGFVGSHLVDRLMERGDSVIVVDNFFTGRKDNLVHHFSNPRFELIRHDVVEPIMLEVDQIYHLACPASPVHYKYNPVKTIKTNVMGTLNMLGLAKRINARFLLTSTSEVYGDPLEHPQVETYWGNVNPIGVRSCYDEGKRTAETLTMDYHRGLNIEVRIARIFNTYGPRMCIDDGRVVSNFVAQALRKEPLTVYGDGKQTRSFQYVSDLVEGLMRLMEGDHVGPFNLGNPGEFTMLELAKVVQDTIDPNAKIEFRENTADDPHKRKPDISKAKKLLGWEPKVSLREGLPLMVSDFRRRIFGDEKDAQGSQKLAE